In Rhipicephalus microplus isolate Deutch F79 chromosome 9, USDA_Rmic, whole genome shotgun sequence, one genomic interval encodes:
- the LOC142772302 gene encoding uncharacterized protein LOC142772302, which yields MLLLLDMESAFDRLPHVAVEVALDRLGHSGSLRDFVTAFLSRRTFRVRVGGATSQPRDITAGVPQGSVRGPRRSIPAIRISLQAALVAVITYLGGIGLKVSATKTEALLIHPLAAARTHVRRLRVGNHSLPWRLMVKYVGLTIDHRLTWIPAAMAAATKVRRVQGTISRLQLCGRGCSTKWALWFNQSAASSVLLYAFPHRPGDACWRDSTGVH from the exons atgctgctgctgctggacaTGGAGAGTGCCTTCGACAGACTCCCACACGTGGCGGTCGAGGTGGCCCTGGACCGCCTCGGACACAGCGGGAGCCTCCGAGACTTCGTGACCGCCTTCCTGTCCAGGAGGACCTTCCGTGTCCGTGTTGGAGGGGCAACCAGCCAACCCAGGGACATCACTGCTGGTGTCCCACAGGGTTCA GTCCGGGGACCAAGGCGGTCCATCCCAGCCATCAGGATATCACTTCAGGCGGCCCTCGTCGCAGTGATAACCTACCTCGGAGGCATCGGGCTTAAGGTCTCTGCCACCAAGACCGAGGCACTGCTGATTCACCCGCTGGCGGCAGCTCGCACCCACGTGAGACGGCTAAGGGTTGGCAACCACAGCCTGCCTTGGAGGCTGATGGTGAAGTACGTGGGGCTCACCATCGACCACCGGCTCACGTGGATCCCGGCTGCCATGGCTGCTGCCACCAAGGTGCGGCGCGTCCAGGGCACCATCAGCAGGCTGCAGCTGTGTGGCCGTGGCTGCTCCACCAAGTGGGCTCTCTGGTTCAACCAGTCTGCAGCGTCCTCGGTCCTCCTGTACGCCTTCCCACACCGGCCAGGAGAcgcctgctggagggactccaCAGGGGTGCACTGA